The Ananas comosus cultivar F153 linkage group 7, ASM154086v1, whole genome shotgun sequence genome has a window encoding:
- the LOC109712528 gene encoding pentatricopeptide repeat-containing protein At2g22410, mitochondrial-like isoform X3, which produces MFKRIAVSFAPKPRPHHIPLPGFKFPAHQLLHSLLPRCRSMNHLKQLHAHLIAAALLDETLTLAQLISFCSLSPAGNLCYGRKLLEHAPNPNKFMYNSLIRGYTNQHSPKEALFLCRRMLRHGLLPNQFTLPFVLKSCAEASALEETLVIHGLIIKLGFESQIFVMNALLHVYSSCGPIWFARRVFDEIPSRNAVSWNSMIGGYSQLGDCKEAFSLFKMMRESGLVADEFTLVILLSACSQAENFELGRLVHQYIEVSGAKFDLIVRNALVDMYGKCGRLLMAQRCFDTMDVKNVVSWTSMVCAHAKHGLIEVARDLFDRMPERNIVSWNAMISCYVQNGLSHEALDLYDQMHASKEKPRNHLDMRHRLDSKGQHEGKVLDYGVSELRVVELLDGLCEKMQDYTLDKVESGERAWVKVRDWDSLKLISRKLVPTQRIYPHFVEGQ; this is translated from the exons ATGTTCAAACGCATAGCCGTTAGCTTCGCGCCAAAACCCCGACCCCACCACATTCCCCTCCCCGGATTCAAATTTCCCGCGCACCAACTCCTCCACTCCCTCCTCCCAAGATGCCGCTCCATGAACCACCTCAAGCAGCTCCACGCGCACCTCAtcgccgccgccctcctcgacgaaaccctaaccctagcccagCTCATCTCCTTTTGCTCCCTCTCCCCCGCTGGCAACCTCTGCTACGGCCGCAAACTCCTCGAACACGCTCCCAACCCCAATAAATTCATGTACAATAGCTTAATCAGAGGCTACACCAATCAACATAGCCCTAAAGAAGCCCTCTTTCTTTGTCGCCGAATGCTTCGCCATGGCCTCTTGCCCAACCAGTTCACCCTTCCCTTCGTTCTCAAGTCATGTGCCGAAGCTTCAGCATTAGAAGAAACATTAGTGATTCATGGTCTGATCATAAAGCTCGGATTCGAGTCGCAAATCTTTGTTATGAATGCTCTCCTCCATGTTTACTCGTCTTGTGGGCCAATTTGGTTTGCCCGCAGggtgttcgacgaaattccCAGTAGAAATGCTGTGTCTTGGAACTCTATGATTGGTGGGTATTCTCAATTGGGTGATTGCAAAGAAGCATTTTCCCTATTTAAAATGATGAGAGAAAGTGGTTTGGTGGCTGATGAGTTCACACTGGTTATTCTTTTATCTGCATGCTCGCAAGCAGAAAATTTTGAGTTGGGTAGGCTCGTACATCAATATATAGAGGTTTCTGGGGCTAAATTTGATCTGATTGTGAGGAATGCATTGGTAGATATGTATGGGAAGTGTGGCAGATTGCTTATGGCGCAGAGATGTTTCGATACGATGGATGTGAAGAATGTGGTTTCGTGGACATCGATGGTATGCGCTCATGCGAAACATGGTTTGATTGAAGTGGCTAGGGATCTGTTCGATCGAATGCCGGAAAGGAACATAGTGTCGTGGAATGCCATGATCTCTTGCTACGTCCAAAATGGGCTTTCTCATGAAGCCCTAGATCTTTACGACCAGATGCATGCTTCAAAG GAGAAGCCAAGAAACCACTTAGACATGCGCCACCGTTTGGATTCCAAAGGGCAGCATGAGGGTAAAGTACTTGATTACGG AGTCAGTGAACTAAGAGTTGTTGAGTTACTTGATGGTCTCTGCGAAAAAATGCAGGATTATACTCTAGACAAG GTGGAATCAGGCGAGCGAGCATGGGTCAAAGTAAGAGACTGGGACAGTCTTAAACTG aTAAGCAGGAAGCTTGTGCCTACTCAAAGGATTTATCCACATTTTGTGGAAG GTCAGTAA
- the LOC109712528 gene encoding pentatricopeptide repeat-containing protein At2g22410, mitochondrial-like isoform X2, producing MFKRIAVSFAPKPRPHHIPLPGFKFPAHQLLHSLLPRCRSMNHLKQLHAHLIAAALLDETLTLAQLISFCSLSPAGNLCYGRKLLEHAPNPNKFMYNSLIRGYTNQHSPKEALFLCRRMLRHGLLPNQFTLPFVLKSCAEASALEETLVIHGLIIKLGFESQIFVMNALLHVYSSCGPIWFARRVFDEIPSRNAVSWNSMIGGYSQLGDCKEAFSLFKMMRESGLVADEFTLVILLSACSQAENFELGRLVHQYIEVSGAKFDLIVRNALVDMYGKCGRLLMAQRCFDTMDVKNVVSWTSMVCAHAKHGLIEVARDLFDRMPERNIVSWNAMISCYVQNGLSHEALDLYDQMHASKEKPRNHLDMRHRLDSKGQHEGKVLDYGVSELRVVELLDGLCEKMQDYTLDKVESGERAWVKVRDWDSLKLISRKLVPTQRIYPHFVEEQI from the exons ATGTTCAAACGCATAGCCGTTAGCTTCGCGCCAAAACCCCGACCCCACCACATTCCCCTCCCCGGATTCAAATTTCCCGCGCACCAACTCCTCCACTCCCTCCTCCCAAGATGCCGCTCCATGAACCACCTCAAGCAGCTCCACGCGCACCTCAtcgccgccgccctcctcgacgaaaccctaaccctagcccagCTCATCTCCTTTTGCTCCCTCTCCCCCGCTGGCAACCTCTGCTACGGCCGCAAACTCCTCGAACACGCTCCCAACCCCAATAAATTCATGTACAATAGCTTAATCAGAGGCTACACCAATCAACATAGCCCTAAAGAAGCCCTCTTTCTTTGTCGCCGAATGCTTCGCCATGGCCTCTTGCCCAACCAGTTCACCCTTCCCTTCGTTCTCAAGTCATGTGCCGAAGCTTCAGCATTAGAAGAAACATTAGTGATTCATGGTCTGATCATAAAGCTCGGATTCGAGTCGCAAATCTTTGTTATGAATGCTCTCCTCCATGTTTACTCGTCTTGTGGGCCAATTTGGTTTGCCCGCAGggtgttcgacgaaattccCAGTAGAAATGCTGTGTCTTGGAACTCTATGATTGGTGGGTATTCTCAATTGGGTGATTGCAAAGAAGCATTTTCCCTATTTAAAATGATGAGAGAAAGTGGTTTGGTGGCTGATGAGTTCACACTGGTTATTCTTTTATCTGCATGCTCGCAAGCAGAAAATTTTGAGTTGGGTAGGCTCGTACATCAATATATAGAGGTTTCTGGGGCTAAATTTGATCTGATTGTGAGGAATGCATTGGTAGATATGTATGGGAAGTGTGGCAGATTGCTTATGGCGCAGAGATGTTTCGATACGATGGATGTGAAGAATGTGGTTTCGTGGACATCGATGGTATGCGCTCATGCGAAACATGGTTTGATTGAAGTGGCTAGGGATCTGTTCGATCGAATGCCGGAAAGGAACATAGTGTCGTGGAATGCCATGATCTCTTGCTACGTCCAAAATGGGCTTTCTCATGAAGCCCTAGATCTTTACGACCAGATGCATGCTTCAAAG GAGAAGCCAAGAAACCACTTAGACATGCGCCACCGTTTGGATTCCAAAGGGCAGCATGAGGGTAAAGTACTTGATTACGG AGTCAGTGAACTAAGAGTTGTTGAGTTACTTGATGGTCTCTGCGAAAAAATGCAGGATTATACTCTAGACAAG GTGGAATCAGGCGAGCGAGCATGGGTCAAAGTAAGAGACTGGGACAGTCTTAAACTG aTAAGCAGGAAGCTTGTGCCTACTCAAAGGATTTATCCACATTTTGTGGAAG AGCAAATATAA
- the LOC109712528 gene encoding pentatricopeptide repeat-containing protein At2g22410, mitochondrial-like isoform X4: MFKRIAVSFAPKPRPHHIPLPGFKFPAHQLLHSLLPRCRSMNHLKQLHAHLIAAALLDETLTLAQLISFCSLSPAGNLCYGRKLLEHAPNPNKFMYNSLIRGYTNQHSPKEALFLCRRMLRHGLLPNQFTLPFVLKSCAEASALEETLVIHGLIIKLGFESQIFVMNALLHVYSSCGPIWFARRVFDEIPSRNAVSWNSMIGGYSQLGDCKEAFSLFKMMRESGLVADEFTLVILLSACSQAENFELGRLVHQYIEVSGAKFDLIVRNALVDMYGKCGRLLMAQRCFDTMDVKNVVSWTSMVCAHAKHGLIEVARDLFDRMPERNIVSWNAMISCYVQNGLSHEALDLYDQMHASKEKPRNHLDMRHRLDSKGQHEGKVLDYGWNQASEHGSK; this comes from the exons ATGTTCAAACGCATAGCCGTTAGCTTCGCGCCAAAACCCCGACCCCACCACATTCCCCTCCCCGGATTCAAATTTCCCGCGCACCAACTCCTCCACTCCCTCCTCCCAAGATGCCGCTCCATGAACCACCTCAAGCAGCTCCACGCGCACCTCAtcgccgccgccctcctcgacgaaaccctaaccctagcccagCTCATCTCCTTTTGCTCCCTCTCCCCCGCTGGCAACCTCTGCTACGGCCGCAAACTCCTCGAACACGCTCCCAACCCCAATAAATTCATGTACAATAGCTTAATCAGAGGCTACACCAATCAACATAGCCCTAAAGAAGCCCTCTTTCTTTGTCGCCGAATGCTTCGCCATGGCCTCTTGCCCAACCAGTTCACCCTTCCCTTCGTTCTCAAGTCATGTGCCGAAGCTTCAGCATTAGAAGAAACATTAGTGATTCATGGTCTGATCATAAAGCTCGGATTCGAGTCGCAAATCTTTGTTATGAATGCTCTCCTCCATGTTTACTCGTCTTGTGGGCCAATTTGGTTTGCCCGCAGggtgttcgacgaaattccCAGTAGAAATGCTGTGTCTTGGAACTCTATGATTGGTGGGTATTCTCAATTGGGTGATTGCAAAGAAGCATTTTCCCTATTTAAAATGATGAGAGAAAGTGGTTTGGTGGCTGATGAGTTCACACTGGTTATTCTTTTATCTGCATGCTCGCAAGCAGAAAATTTTGAGTTGGGTAGGCTCGTACATCAATATATAGAGGTTTCTGGGGCTAAATTTGATCTGATTGTGAGGAATGCATTGGTAGATATGTATGGGAAGTGTGGCAGATTGCTTATGGCGCAGAGATGTTTCGATACGATGGATGTGAAGAATGTGGTTTCGTGGACATCGATGGTATGCGCTCATGCGAAACATGGTTTGATTGAAGTGGCTAGGGATCTGTTCGATCGAATGCCGGAAAGGAACATAGTGTCGTGGAATGCCATGATCTCTTGCTACGTCCAAAATGGGCTTTCTCATGAAGCCCTAGATCTTTACGACCAGATGCATGCTTCAAAG GAGAAGCCAAGAAACCACTTAGACATGCGCCACCGTTTGGATTCCAAAGGGCAGCATGAGGGTAAAGTACTTGATTACGG GTGGAATCAGGCGAGCGAGCATGGGTCAAAGTAA
- the LOC109712528 gene encoding pentatricopeptide repeat-containing protein At2g22410, mitochondrial-like isoform X1, translating into MFKRIAVSFAPKPRPHHIPLPGFKFPAHQLLHSLLPRCRSMNHLKQLHAHLIAAALLDETLTLAQLISFCSLSPAGNLCYGRKLLEHAPNPNKFMYNSLIRGYTNQHSPKEALFLCRRMLRHGLLPNQFTLPFVLKSCAEASALEETLVIHGLIIKLGFESQIFVMNALLHVYSSCGPIWFARRVFDEIPSRNAVSWNSMIGGYSQLGDCKEAFSLFKMMRESGLVADEFTLVILLSACSQAENFELGRLVHQYIEVSGAKFDLIVRNALVDMYGKCGRLLMAQRCFDTMDVKNVVSWTSMVCAHAKHGLIEVARDLFDRMPERNIVSWNAMISCYVQNGLSHEALDLYDQMHASKVTPDEVTLIFVLMACAQNGNLVFGKNIHYQIRDNIEQPSIALFNSLIDMYAKCGPIEIALDLFSTMPSKSAISWNVIIWALAIHGRAFDAVDFFNQMIEEGFLPDGVTFVGLLSACSHCGLVEIGQSYFETMNVVYNVPYEIEHYACMVDLLGRGGLIQRAVELIKSMPMKPDIVIWGALLGACRIHGYARIGEQVMKHLLSLEMSGGGLHVLISNMYCENHRWEKMKTLRRVMREKGIKKDAGVSSIEINSILHEFLVEDMRHESSTDIYFVLCQLADHLISVEHCTVSPEELLDVEK; encoded by the coding sequence ATGTTCAAACGCATAGCCGTTAGCTTCGCGCCAAAACCCCGACCCCACCACATTCCCCTCCCCGGATTCAAATTTCCCGCGCACCAACTCCTCCACTCCCTCCTCCCAAGATGCCGCTCCATGAACCACCTCAAGCAGCTCCACGCGCACCTCAtcgccgccgccctcctcgacgaaaccctaaccctagcccagCTCATCTCCTTTTGCTCCCTCTCCCCCGCTGGCAACCTCTGCTACGGCCGCAAACTCCTCGAACACGCTCCCAACCCCAATAAATTCATGTACAATAGCTTAATCAGAGGCTACACCAATCAACATAGCCCTAAAGAAGCCCTCTTTCTTTGTCGCCGAATGCTTCGCCATGGCCTCTTGCCCAACCAGTTCACCCTTCCCTTCGTTCTCAAGTCATGTGCCGAAGCTTCAGCATTAGAAGAAACATTAGTGATTCATGGTCTGATCATAAAGCTCGGATTCGAGTCGCAAATCTTTGTTATGAATGCTCTCCTCCATGTTTACTCGTCTTGTGGGCCAATTTGGTTTGCCCGCAGggtgttcgacgaaattccCAGTAGAAATGCTGTGTCTTGGAACTCTATGATTGGTGGGTATTCTCAATTGGGTGATTGCAAAGAAGCATTTTCCCTATTTAAAATGATGAGAGAAAGTGGTTTGGTGGCTGATGAGTTCACACTGGTTATTCTTTTATCTGCATGCTCGCAAGCAGAAAATTTTGAGTTGGGTAGGCTCGTACATCAATATATAGAGGTTTCTGGGGCTAAATTTGATCTGATTGTGAGGAATGCATTGGTAGATATGTATGGGAAGTGTGGCAGATTGCTTATGGCGCAGAGATGTTTCGATACGATGGATGTGAAGAATGTGGTTTCGTGGACATCGATGGTATGCGCTCATGCGAAACATGGTTTGATTGAAGTGGCTAGGGATCTGTTCGATCGAATGCCGGAAAGGAACATAGTGTCGTGGAATGCCATGATCTCTTGCTACGTCCAAAATGGGCTTTCTCATGAAGCCCTAGATCTTTACGACCAGATGCATGCTTCAAAGGTAACGCCGGATGAGGTAACTCTTATCTTTGTTCTTATGGCTTGCGCCCAAAATGGCAATTTGGTATTTGGGAAGAATATTCACTATCAAATTAGAGATAATATTGAACAACCCTCTATTGCTCTATTTAACTCCCTTATCGACATGTATGCAAAATGTGGTCCAATAGAAATTGCTTTAGATCTCTTTAGTACGATGCCTAGTAAAAGCGCAATCTCATGGAATGTGATAATTTGGGCCTTAGCAATTCACGGCCGGGCATTTGATGCTGTTGATTTCTTTAACCAAATGATTGAAGAGGGCTTTTTACCGGATGGGGTCACTTTCGTCGGTTTGTTATCTGCATGTAGTCATTGTGGTTTAGTGGAAATTGGACAATCTTATTTTGAAACTATGAATGTTGTTTATAATGTTCCATATGAAATTGAACATTATGCTTGCATGGTTGATCTTCTTGGGAGGGGAGGCTTGATTCAAAGAGCCGTGGAGTTAATTAAAAGTATGCCTATGAAGCCGGATATTGTGATATGGGGTGCATTACTTGGGGCTTGTAGAATTCACGGATATGCAAGGATTGGGGAGCAGGTGATGAAACACCTACTAAGTTTGGAAATGAGTGGTGGAGGACTACATGTTTTGATTTCAAATATGTATTGTGAGAACCACAGGTGGGAGAAGATGAAGACACTAAGGAGAGTCATGAGAGAAAAGGGGATAAAGAAGGATGCAGGAGTTAGTTCAATTGAGATAAATAGTATTCTACATGAGTTTTTAGTAGAAGACATGAGACATGAAAGCTCTACTGATATATACTTTGTTCTATGCCAGTTAGCAGATCATTTGATATCTGTAGAGCATTGTACAGTTTCACCAGAAGAACTTTTGGATGTAGAGAAGTGA